One part of the Thermodesulfobacterium commune DSM 2178 genome encodes these proteins:
- the tsaA gene encoding tRNA (N6-threonylcarbamoyladenosine(37)-N6)-methyltransferase TrmO — translation MEEYVFRPIGYVRTEAKEIPRHWSISEIEGYLEIKPEYQEGLRDFKKGDKVVVLFVFHQSSPFTPEKLLQKPPHSQELKGVFSTCSPIRPNPIGLSVLEVLEVANNKVKVKGIDMFDGTPILDLKPFKAYQKNSV, via the coding sequence ATGGAAGAGTATGTCTTTCGTCCTATAGGCTATGTAAGAACTGAAGCTAAAGAGATACCTCGACACTGGTCTATTTCAGAAATAGAAGGTTATTTAGAGATTAAACCTGAATATCAAGAAGGATTAAGGGACTTTAAAAAAGGAGATAAGGTAGTAGTACTTTTTGTATTTCATCAGTCATCTCCTTTTACCCCTGAAAAACTTTTACAAAAACCTCCACATAGTCAAGAATTAAAAGGGGTTTTTAGCACCTGTTCTCCTATAAGACCTAATCCTATAGGTCTTTCAGTTTTAGAGGTGTTAGAAGTTGCAAACAATAAGGTCAAGGTAAAAGGAATCGATATGTTTGATGGAACCCCTATCCTTGACCTTAAACCGTTTAAAGCCTATCAAAAGAATTCTGTTTAA